From Brassica oleracea var. oleracea cultivar TO1000 chromosome C3, BOL, whole genome shotgun sequence, a single genomic window includes:
- the LOC106332100 gene encoding reticulon-like protein B11, which produces MGDSASSSSSSSSSVHRSLGGGSVADLLLWRNRTGAVILLVSSTAFWFLFERAGYNLLSFVSNVLLLLVAILFLWAKSATLLNRPLPPVPNMEIPEEFAIKAADDIRALINHVLSIASDITIARNPIRLLQVSFVLWAISYVGTLINSLTLVYIVVLLSLSVPVVYENYQEHIDDKLSSTSEVIRNISRKIPMPVSKEKKYQ; this is translated from the exons ATGGGAGATTCCGCTTCTTCTTCTTCTTCTTCTTCTTCTTCTGTTCACAGATCTCTTGGTGGTGGCTCAG TTGCTGATCTGCTGCTGTGGAGAAACAGGACAGGTGCAGTCATTTTGCTAGTTTCTTCTACTGCGTTTTGGTTCCTGTTCGAGAGAGCTGGTTACAATCTCTTGTCTTTCGTCTCCAATGTTCTGCTTCTCCTTGTTGCCATCCTCTTCTTATGGGCCAAGTCTGCTACTCTACTCAACCG ACCTCTACCTCCAGTTCCCAATATGGAAATCCCTGAGGAGTTTGCAATCAAGGCTGCTGATGATATTCGGGCTTTGATCAATCATGTGCTCTCAATTGCAAGTGATATCACCATTGCTAGAAATCCAATTCGTCTCCTTCAG GTTTCATTTGTCTTGTGGGCTATATCCTATGTCGGGACTTTGATCAACTCCCTCACTCTTGTCTACATTG TGGTTCTTCTCAGTCTTTCTGTTCCTGTTGTGTACGAGAACTACCAAGAGCACATCGATGATAAGCTGAGTTCAACTTCAGAAGTCATTCGAAATATCTCAAGGAAGATTCCAATGCCCGTAAGCAAAGAGAAGAAGTATCAGTAG